A DNA window from Roseovarius sp. Pro17 contains the following coding sequences:
- a CDS encoding acetyl-CoA C-acetyltransferase — protein sequence MTQSQRVFLVDGARTPFLKARGTPGPFTPVDLAVQCGRPLLARQPFDRTAFDLVILGCVNVMADEANPARVAALRLGLGEKMVAFNVQINCGSGMQSIDTAYRYIRSGSHDMILAGGAEALSHAPLILRQSAAEWMGGLAAARSPLDKVKLMTGIKPEFFKPIIGLERGLTDPITDLGMGQTAEILAHRFGIDRQSADAYAMQSHHRLAAAQKDGTLENEVMTAFDPDGTVYDHDNGVRPDSDMQGLAKPKPVFERPYGKVTAGNSSQITDGASWVIVASEKAVNAHGLEPLAEITDSEWAGLDPAVMGLGPVMASTPIAQRHGYGVDDIDLWELNEAFAAQVLACVAAWSDDDFCREVLGYDAAFGRIDRDRLNVDGGAISLGHPVGTSGNRIVLHLANAMKKRGAKRGIATECIGGGLGGAMLLEAVQ from the coding sequence ATGACGCAATCCCAACGCGTTTTTCTGGTCGATGGTGCGCGCACGCCGTTCCTCAAGGCGCGCGGCACCCCCGGCCCGTTCACCCCCGTCGATCTGGCGGTGCAGTGCGGGCGACCCCTGCTGGCGCGACAGCCGTTTGATCGCACCGCATTCGATCTGGTCATCCTCGGCTGCGTAAACGTCATGGCGGACGAGGCGAACCCCGCCCGTGTTGCCGCCCTCAGGCTGGGGCTGGGCGAAAAGATGGTCGCATTCAACGTGCAGATCAACTGCGGCTCGGGGATGCAGAGTATCGACACGGCGTATCGCTATATCCGCTCGGGCAGCCACGACATGATCCTTGCGGGCGGGGCCGAAGCCCTCAGCCATGCGCCCCTGATCCTGCGCCAGTCGGCTGCTGAATGGATGGGGGGCCTGGCCGCTGCGCGCAGTCCGCTGGACAAAGTAAAGCTGATGACCGGGATCAAGCCTGAATTTTTCAAGCCGATCATCGGGCTGGAGCGCGGATTGACCGACCCCATCACAGATCTGGGCATGGGCCAGACCGCCGAAATCCTTGCGCACCGTTTTGGCATCGACCGGCAATCAGCGGACGCCTACGCGATGCAGAGCCACCACCGCCTAGCCGCTGCCCAAAAGGACGGCACGCTTGAAAACGAGGTCATGACAGCCTTCGACCCTGATGGCACCGTTTACGACCATGACAACGGCGTGCGTCCGGATAGCGACATGCAGGGGCTGGCCAAGCCGAAGCCGGTCTTCGAGAGGCCATACGGCAAGGTGACGGCCGGTAATTCCAGCCAGATTACCGATGGCGCAAGCTGGGTGATCGTCGCGTCCGAAAAGGCCGTCAATGCCCACGGGTTGGAGCCACTGGCCGAGATTACCGACAGCGAATGGGCGGGGCTGGATCCTGCCGTCATGGGCCTCGGGCCAGTGATGGCGTCGACACCCATTGCCCAGCGACATGGTTATGGGGTGGACGACATCGATCTCTGGGAATTGAACGAGGCGTTTGCGGCGCAGGTTCTGGCTTGCGTGGCCGCATGGAGTGACGACGATTTCTGCCGCGAGGTACTGGGATACGATGCCGCATTCGGGCGGATCGACCGCGATAGGCTGAACGTCGATGGCGGCGCGATCTCGCTGGGGCATCCCGTCGGAACCAGCGGCAACCGGATCGTGCTGCATCTGGCGAATGCGATGAAGAAACGCGGAGCCAAGCGCGGGATCGCGACCGAATGTATCGGTGGCGGACTGGGTGGCGCCATGCTGTTGGAGGCTGTGCAATGA
- a CDS encoding 3-hydroxyacyl-CoA dehydrogenase NAD-binding domain-containing protein, with amino-acid sequence MTGAVMEFLGAELREMGGAGARQGNWRSGRDANGVLWLVMDCEGSGVNVISRKVLEELDQLLAAAEKDMPKALVIRSAKDAGFAAGADISEFKDVAADPEKLLKEGHAVFDRLAALSCPTICVVHGAALGGGFEMALACDIRIGVKGASFAFPEVQLGLHPGLGGTFRSIALIDPTEAMTLMLTGKSAHTRKAKSLGLLDAVVEERHVAAAVEAAANGKLEEREQGLKSRAFGLGAARSYAARQMRSATEKKAPKAHYPAPYALIDLWEEHGDDAKAMQKAEIESFGKLLQTDTSKNLQRAFFLRQRLRGNAKGEDGIAHVHVIGAGAMGAEIAAVAAIQGKQVTLGDTSPEALGRAIKLAREICGSKHLSSVDKRDALDRLMPDPKGYGIAAADLIIEAGPEKVDIKQKIYDGLKSGMKKGAILASNTSSLSVDELAEHAPDAARFAGLHFFNPVSKVDLVEVIKGADTSSDTATRLAAFCGTIKKLPVHVSDYPGFLVNRALVPYMMEAMALMDEGVSKEVIDTAALRFGMPMGPVTLADQVGLDIGLHVATSLSDGLEKPMAPISQILRDKVAAGETGKKTGKGFYDWFDGTPHPSSDEDAPDDLTDRLILPMLDACVEVLRQGIVAEADDIDAAMIFATGWAPFRGGPMHYAQARGIDEIVRRLEQLEQAYGPRFAPDPGWKTLG; translated from the coding sequence ATGACCGGGGCTGTGATGGAATTTCTGGGCGCTGAACTGCGCGAAATGGGCGGCGCGGGTGCGCGGCAAGGCAACTGGCGCAGTGGGCGGGATGCGAATGGCGTCCTGTGGCTGGTCATGGATTGCGAGGGCAGCGGGGTCAATGTCATTTCCCGCAAGGTTTTGGAGGAGCTGGATCAACTTCTGGCTGCGGCGGAAAAGGACATGCCAAAGGCGCTTGTCATCCGCTCTGCCAAGGATGCTGGTTTTGCCGCCGGGGCGGATATTTCCGAATTCAAGGATGTGGCCGCCGACCCCGAAAAGCTGCTGAAAGAGGGGCACGCGGTGTTCGACCGCCTCGCCGCGTTATCCTGTCCCACGATTTGCGTCGTGCATGGTGCGGCGTTGGGCGGGGGATTCGAGATGGCGCTGGCTTGTGATATCCGTATCGGGGTAAAGGGCGCCTCTTTTGCCTTTCCAGAGGTGCAATTGGGCTTGCATCCGGGCCTAGGCGGAACCTTTCGCTCGATTGCGTTGATCGACCCTACTGAGGCGATGACGCTGATGCTGACTGGCAAGAGCGCGCACACGAGGAAGGCGAAATCGCTGGGGCTGCTCGATGCCGTGGTAGAGGAACGCCATGTCGCCGCCGCGGTCGAGGCCGCTGCCAATGGCAAGCTGGAAGAGCGTGAGCAAGGGCTGAAAAGCCGCGCTTTCGGTCTTGGCGCTGCGCGCAGCTACGCGGCGCGGCAGATGCGCAGCGCGACCGAAAAGAAGGCCCCCAAGGCGCATTATCCGGCGCCCTACGCGCTGATCGACCTGTGGGAAGAGCATGGGGATGACGCCAAGGCGATGCAAAAGGCCGAAATCGAGTCGTTCGGCAAGCTGCTTCAGACCGACACGTCCAAGAACCTGCAACGCGCATTTTTCCTACGTCAGCGGCTGCGCGGCAATGCCAAGGGTGAGGACGGTATTGCGCATGTCCATGTCATCGGCGCGGGCGCCATGGGCGCCGAGATCGCCGCAGTTGCCGCGATCCAGGGCAAGCAGGTTACGCTGGGGGACACGTCGCCCGAGGCGCTGGGGCGCGCGATCAAGCTGGCACGTGAGATATGTGGCTCTAAACACCTTAGTAGTGTCGATAAACGTGACGCGCTGGACCGGCTGATGCCCGACCCCAAAGGTTATGGCATTGCCGCTGCGGACCTGATCATCGAGGCTGGACCGGAAAAGGTCGACATCAAGCAAAAGATCTATGACGGGCTGAAATCCGGCATGAAAAAGGGCGCGATACTGGCTAGCAACACTTCCAGCCTTTCGGTGGATGAACTGGCCGAACACGCGCCCGACGCCGCACGCTTTGCCGGGCTGCATTTCTTTAACCCCGTGTCCAAAGTCGACCTTGTCGAGGTTATCAAGGGGGCAGATACGTCAAGCGATACCGCCACCCGCCTCGCCGCCTTTTGCGGAACGATCAAAAAGCTGCCGGTGCATGTTTCCGATTACCCCGGTTTCCTAGTCAATCGGGCGCTGGTGCCTTACATGATGGAGGCGATGGCGCTGATGGACGAGGGCGTGTCGAAAGAGGTCATCGACACCGCTGCGCTGCGCTTTGGGATGCCGATGGGGCCGGTCACGCTGGCCGATCAGGTAGGCCTCGATATTGGTTTGCATGTGGCGACAAGCCTGTCGGACGGTCTGGAAAAGCCGATGGCGCCTATTTCGCAGATTCTGCGGGACAAGGTCGCGGCAGGCGAAACAGGCAAGAAGACTGGCAAAGGGTTTTACGATTGGTTTGACGGCACGCCGCACCCAAGTAGCGACGAGGACGCGCCTGACGACCTGACCGATAGGCTGATTCTGCCAATGCTGGACGCTTGTGTCGAGGTGCTGCGCCAGGGGATCGTGGCCGAGGCCGACGATATCGACGCTGCGATGATATTCGCCACCGGGTGGGCACCATTCCGCGGCGGTCCGATGCATTACGCGCAGGCGCGCGGAATCGATGAGATCGTCAGGCGGCTGGAGCAGCTGGAACAAGCGTATGGCCCCCGCTTTGCGCCCGATCCCGGCTGGAAAACGCTTGGCTAA
- a CDS encoding acyl-CoA dehydrogenase encodes MSSFRARYITRPIHRWAKAALPALSDTESEALNAGEVWWDAELFSGNPDWSKLRSVAAPRLTKDEQAFLDGPCRELCDMLDDWTINQDTADLPPEVWKFLRENGFFGMIIPKSHGGLAFSAFAHSEVVRFISTRSVAAAVTVMVPNSLGPGELLHQFGTQEQQDYWLPRLADGRELPAFGLTSAEAGSDASAMVDDGVICKGQWDGKEVLGIRLNWAKRYITLSPVCTVLGLAFKLRDPDGLIGDTEEIGITCALVPTDLDGVETGRRHIPASTMFMNGPTTGKDVFIPLDNIIGGPDYAGRGWMMLMSALAAGRGISLPSMGCAAIALSAHTTGAYARIREQFRLPIGKFGGVQMRMGKLAADAYAMDAARHLTCAGLDEGRALSVISAIMKAHATFRMREALNDAMDVHSGKAVIDGPSNYLLPLYRAVPIGITVEGANIVTRSLIIFGQGSIRAHPHMLDNMMALQEPDPEKSLEMFDKSVWAHIGHTTRTLFRAWGRALTGGRFAPAPDAGKATHIYRRLGRWSAAYALTADVCFLTLGGALKRKEMLSSRMGDILSEMYIISAALKRWDDEGRQEADLPVLNYAAEAGFQRIQTALDDVIVNLPARWAAAILRGITWPGRREKGPDDVLVETCSDLIYAPSPTRERITGRIAGGCNHPSIMLLNDCYAKVNEMAPVMKRLRDARKTPQEGLEAGIVSDAEMRDIAEMSDLVARVIAVDDFTPDELSRYFRGYTPNAQNHYSQKNPSQEAAQ; translated from the coding sequence ATGTCTTCCTTTCGCGCCAGATACATTACCCGGCCCATTCACCGCTGGGCTAAGGCCGCTTTGCCCGCCCTTTCGGACACCGAAAGCGAAGCGTTGAACGCGGGCGAAGTCTGGTGGGATGCCGAGCTTTTCTCGGGCAATCCGGACTGGTCCAAGTTACGTTCCGTCGCCGCCCCGCGCCTGACCAAAGACGAACAGGCGTTTCTGGACGGACCATGCCGTGAGCTGTGCGATATGCTGGACGACTGGACGATCAATCAGGACACCGCAGACCTGCCGCCCGAAGTGTGGAAATTTCTGCGCGAGAACGGGTTTTTCGGGATGATCATCCCGAAATCGCATGGTGGTCTCGCCTTTTCCGCGTTTGCGCATAGTGAAGTGGTGCGTTTTATCTCGACCCGCTCAGTCGCGGCTGCGGTGACGGTGATGGTGCCAAATTCGTTGGGGCCGGGTGAGCTGCTGCATCAGTTCGGCACGCAGGAGCAGCAGGATTACTGGCTACCCCGCCTTGCCGATGGGCGCGAGCTACCTGCCTTTGGCCTGACCAGTGCCGAGGCTGGATCTGACGCCAGTGCAATGGTGGATGATGGCGTGATCTGCAAGGGGCAGTGGGACGGCAAGGAGGTGCTGGGCATCCGCCTGAACTGGGCCAAGCGCTACATCACGCTGTCGCCCGTCTGCACGGTGCTGGGACTGGCGTTCAAGCTGCGCGATCCTGACGGGTTGATCGGCGATACCGAAGAAATCGGTATCACCTGCGCGCTGGTTCCGACTGATCTGGATGGGGTCGAAACCGGGCGTAGGCATATCCCGGCCTCGACCATGTTCATGAACGGGCCAACTACGGGCAAGGATGTGTTCATTCCGCTCGACAATATCATCGGCGGGCCGGATTACGCCGGACGCGGCTGGATGATGCTGATGAGCGCGCTGGCCGCCGGGCGGGGCATCTCGCTACCCTCGATGGGCTGCGCCGCCATTGCGCTGAGCGCGCACACGACAGGGGCATATGCGCGTATTCGCGAGCAATTTCGCCTGCCGATCGGCAAGTTTGGTGGTGTGCAGATGCGCATGGGCAAGCTGGCGGCAGATGCTTATGCGATGGACGCCGCACGGCATCTGACCTGTGCGGGGCTGGACGAAGGGCGCGCACTGTCGGTGATTTCGGCCATCATGAAGGCGCACGCAACGTTCCGGATGCGCGAGGCACTGAACGATGCAATGGACGTGCATTCGGGCAAGGCTGTTATCGACGGGCCGTCGAACTATCTACTGCCGCTTTATCGCGCCGTTCCCATCGGGATTACGGTAGAGGGGGCGAATATCGTCACACGCAGCCTGATCATCTTTGGGCAGGGGTCAATCCGCGCGCATCCGCATATGCTGGACAATATGATGGCCTTGCAGGAGCCTGATCCAGAAAAATCGCTGGAGATGTTCGACAAGTCCGTTTGGGCCCATATCGGGCATACGACGCGCACGCTGTTTCGCGCGTGGGGCCGCGCACTGACCGGGGGCCGCTTTGCGCCCGCACCCGATGCGGGCAAAGCCACACATATCTATCGCCGCCTTGGTCGCTGGTCTGCCGCTTATGCGCTGACGGCCGATGTCTGTTTCCTGACACTGGGTGGTGCTCTAAAACGCAAAGAGATGCTGTCGTCGCGCATGGGCGATATCCTGTCCGAGATGTATATCATTTCCGCCGCACTCAAACGCTGGGACGATGAGGGGCGTCAGGAGGCCGATCTGCCGGTGCTTAACTACGCTGCCGAGGCGGGATTCCAGCGCATCCAGACAGCACTGGACGATGTGATCGTCAATCTGCCCGCGCGCTGGGCCGCCGCCATTCTGCGGGGCATCACTTGGCCCGGTCGGCGCGAGAAGGGGCCCGACGATGTGCTGGTCGAGACATGCAGCGATCTGATCTATGCCCCGTCGCCCACGCGCGAGCGCATTACTGGACGCATCGCAGGCGGGTGCAATCATCCTAGCATCATGCTGCTGAACGATTGCTACGCCAAGGTGAACGAAATGGCACCCGTGATGAAGCGGCTGCGCGACGCTCGCAAGACGCCTCAGGAAGGGTTGGAGGCGGGCATCGTCAGCGACGCTGAAATGAGGGATATCGCTGAAATGAGCGATCTGGTCGCCCGCGTCATCGCCGTCGACGATTTCACCCCGGACGAGCTGTCGCGCTACTTTAGAGGCTACACGCCCAACGCACAGAACCACTATTCACAGAAAAACCCCTCACAGGAGGCCGCACAATGA